A window of Brettanomyces nanus chromosome 2, complete sequence contains these coding sequences:
- a CDS encoding uncharacterized protein (CAZy:GT57), whose translation MESIQKPHGHADSSPYNFSLWNIWVASTLLKILLFPTYHSTDFDVHRNWLSITKLLPLKDWYFENTSQWTLDYPPFFAYFEWFLSRLVPPLVAADGCIKLTAQDGEYGYLTVIFQRSTVIASEILLFLALQWLIDTSSSLKEKKRNFVIACSISLSPGFFIIDHIHFQYNGFLFSFLVLSLVNAKLGNYVSCAFWFAVLLCFKHIFLYMAPAFFVYLLSVYCIKHRRFSTKDGILANLKLFLFDTVIWSHLFQLGAVVIAVFAVALGPFIYYGSMPQLLKRLFPFSRGLTHAYWAPNFWALYSFIDRVLIQLAKRIPGVEKFLCLFLKKSYPIDYSNANSLTRGIVGDVEFLFLPEIQPKHTFFLTLFYEMLSMIQLFINPTYQRFLGAVTYCAWTSFLFGWHVHEKAALLMIIPFTFCVVQDRKLLPSFQTLTAASYVSLFPLLFGSAEWLFKALITFVWVVVFQTSFNEVCHFSTTRTRRVVALDRLNIIYVFLLIPMCAIIQMIDIESRNFPSLQKLGFASLMTYSVYCAFGIVTSWNSFSWLYFLDDSVWEEKKAI comes from the coding sequence ATGGAATCAATTCAAAAGCCACATGGTCATGCAGACTCCTCTCCATACAATTTCTCTCTATGGAACATTTGGGTAGCTTCGACTCTCCTtaagattcttctttttcccACATATCACTCCACAGATTTTGACGTTCATAGAAATTGGCTATCAATTACAAAGCTACTACCTTTAAAAGACTGGTATTTCGAGAACACGTCTCAATGGACTCTTGATTATCCTCCTTTCTTTGCCTATTTTGAGTGGTTTCTCTCGCGGCTTGTTCCTCCCcttgttgctgctgatgGCTGTATCAAATTGACGGCTCAAGATGGAGAGTACGGTTATTTGACCGTCATTTTCCAGAGATCTACCGTCATTGCAAGTGAAATACTTCTATTTCTAGCTCTACAATGGCTGATAGAcacttcctcttctttaaaagagaagaaacgtAACTTTGTCATTGCTTGCTccatctctctttctccaggattcttcatcattgatCATATCCATTTCCAGTATAATggatttctcttctcctttcttgTTCTCTCTTTGGTTAATGCTAAACTAGGAAATTACGTCTCTTGTGCTTTCTGGTTTGCAGTTTTACTCTGCTTCAAGCATATTTTTCTGTATATGGCACCAGCTTTCTTTGTCTATCTTCTATCTGTCTACTGCATCAAGCATAGAAGGTTTTCTACAAAAGATGGCATTTTGGCAAATCTCAAGTTGTTTCTATTTGATACTGTCATCTGGTCTCATTTGTTCCAGCTAGGAGCTGTTGTTATAGCTGTTTTTGCCGTGGCACTTGGCCCCTTCATCTACTATGGCTCTATGCCACAGCTTCTTAAGCGCCTATTCCCCTTTTCTAGAGGACTCACTCATGCTTATTGGGCTCCTAATTTCTGGGCTCTATACTCCTTCATAGATAGAGTTTTAATCCAATTGGCAAAACGAATTCCTGGCGTTGAAAAGTTTCTCTGCCTTTTTCTAAAGAAGAGTTATCCAATAGACTATTCCAATGCCAATTCACTCACCAGGGGAATTGTGGGTGATGTGgaatttctctttctaccTGAAATCCAACCGAAACataccttcttcttaacCCTTTTCTATGAAATGCTCTCCATGATTCAGCTCTTCATTAATCCAACTTATCAGCGATTCTTGGGAGCAGTCACTTATTGTGCGTGGACTTCATTTTTGTTTGGTTGGCACGTTCATGAGAAAGCTGCACTTCTTATGATCATTCCATTTACTTTTTGTGTTGTTCAGGATAGAAAGcttcttccttcatttCAAACCTTGACAGCAGCCAGTTATGTGTCTCTTTTccctcttctttttggttcAGCAGAATGGCTTTTCAAAGCTCTGATCACATTCGTTTGGGTTGTTGTCTTCCAAACAAGTTTCAATGAAGTGTGTCATTTCTCTACCACTCGGACAAGGCGCGTGGTTGCTCTTGATAGGCTCAACATAATCTACGTTTTCCTTCTAATACCTATGTGTGCCATTATTCAGATGATTGACATTGAATCACGCAATTTCCCTTCATTACAGAAGTTAGGCTTTGCCAGTTTGATGACATATAGCGTCTACTGTGCCTTCGGTATAGTGACATCATGGAACAGCTTCAGTTGGTTGTACTTTTTGGATGACAGTGTAtgggaagagaagaaagctatATAG
- a CDS encoding uncharacterized protein (EggNog:ENOG41), whose product MDNFLKDCESIISELESDDGSSYTGANFDDYDHIYRFPKHQTQENVDRKRLGFETIRSFTSIFKRKNRSKGRTLAEIDINRFDSPNSQDTKPTLSSSKPNDNSQGNSSNISPLSNFGSKPTSPVKFDLSEYHWDPFGVARAMYFTDLLTDLYRLHSSRNQSFYLFVNSHPSIWIQLDNLWSRIRTNPGDFNPTFLNASIVALNQSCHNLVDSNTLFKCYIQHLTEENPDKLLQLHSLSEESHIPNWDNTKSEKKLFRELKVEQETIGAADKEILNQNPGKSWLWNIIKIPSRRLKQKQNKAKRAGSTRSVQEGISVSHEISNHKDQWLNEGNSEAEYEDGDGDGDGDGENEVDYQEDDDYDDDDDDDDDDDDDDDEDYNYEEDEEEVEEYSFDFDLKSSLRFNPLKLHRAMFRYLRIFRPNDDVAEKQDRLWKLFSTIAALSDPYTQPADTGDMNEMIISLDLVSDLVLALCYPRYLNDPEVELPNFAMAYDLATIAERSLTVLHADNTSQLMLINNDADHWAQNVHLWVPDHTLSGIVNMASDFHHLKLVYSLCVVCMMVIYKLYRSSDIVCLNPFLSFFLQVWKDQTRIILLGIEIDRRDEQAGFPGYPVIIRPVIKGSSALRSAISMILNDDFEKRTHDFKHESLIHFMNPWGRRMGNGSLTADMRVLVAGILALGSDLQDVALLVFNLEPEDRYDEDIKYMFELELEDDPDDEYQAHHKNMFCPPHGVKPPRHSADEDMRDNDMYIEGDVYDLHPDCHCVFEEDDDGEDEDDAEDEEEGQQEEGQQEEEPNDHRNADTDTSAARLTLPKDTASLFNKLNDMPMAVRSSSSKDFMFDDEGRDWRDIPRGDNSKLTIEFVKLLKKSQKDSSIFITPMENLLGQLQKMMEGTLVTTQCEKIVRSIAWVVQYEYEASQMTKNDKKSKKDDPTINTDIIYKFLSKGNNFHKMIRYNPSSSFCIVDELLMVEGYRRVLVWFLTHLEPNQWIINYFHELLIGNRGNPEHIEDPKSTRFAFSRQGAIVLSEVEQSMLLHEFFSNSLVYLSRSAAREDTEDRSNAQRLMKVICLMLKSLDQKKVLPVNSSEYRLEIQTLLVQWVGVGMVPEARELFFKSQKFDAKEDKLMNVERQVMRRKVQLETELAEIDLYDLFASHFERDSAELLVSVMHLGTFYPEKKNAVLSFFSDLNRVEKVFKSDASLMRVCDFFFSMLNVAIRVQNMDMIIKLFNDVRLVDTSKNSVVDGIRMFLTVPESQKRISEDLEIDKHDHIDGDPVDDYDI is encoded by the exons ATGGACAACTTTCTGAAAGATTGCGAATCGATTATTAGTGAATTAGAATCAGATGATGGATCTAGTTATACAGGAGCCAATTTTGACGATTATGATCATATCTATCGGTTTCCCAAGCACCAAACTCAAGAAAATGTGGATAGGAAGCGACTAGGTTTTGAAACAATAAGAAGCTTTACAAGTATTTTCAAAAGGAAGAATAGATCGAAGGGGCGGACTTTGGCTGAGATCGATATAAATAGATTTGATTCACCGAATTCTCAGGATACCAAACCGACTCTTTCCAGTTCCAAACCCAATGATAATAGTCAAGGAAACTCTTCTAATATATCACCACTCTCGAATTTTGGATCAAAGCCTACATCGCCAGTGAAGTTCGATCTCTCTGAATATCATTGGGACCCATTTGGTGTAGCACGTGCAATGTACTTCACAGATCTGTTGACAGATCTTTATAGACTGCACTCATCCCGAAATCAAAGTTTCTATCTGTTTGTCAACAGCCATCCAAGTATATGGATTCAGCTCGATAATTTATGGTCACGAATTAGAACGAACCCCGGGGATTTCAATCCTACCTTCTTGAATGCAAGCATCGTTGCATTAAATCAATCGTGCCATAACTTAGTAGACTCTAATACACTATTTAAATGCTATATACAGCATTTGACTGAAGAAAATCCCGACAAATTGTTGCAATTACATAGTCTCAGTGAAGAATCACATATTCCCAATTGGGATAATACCAAAAGTGAGAAGAAACTTTTCAGGGAATTGAAGGTCGAACAGGAAACGATTGGAGCAGCAGATAAGGAGATATTAAATCAAAATCCAGGAAAATCATGGCTCTGGA ACATAATCAAGATTCCATCTAGACGCTTAAAACAGAAGCAGAATAAGGCCAAGAGGGCCGGATCTACGAGGTCTGTTCAGGAAGGAATTTCCGTTTCTCATGAAATAAGTAATCATAAGGATCAGTGGTTAAATGAGGGTAATTCTGAAGCCGAGTACGAAGACGGTGACGGTGATGGTGACGGTGACGGTGAGAATGAAGTCGATTATCAAGAGGATGACGATtatgacgacgatgacgacgatgacgacgatgacgacgatgacgacgatgaagacTATAATTATGAggaggacgaagaagaagttgaagaatattcGTTCGATTTCGATCTCAAATCGAGCCTCAGATTCAACCCGTTGAAGCTTCACCGGGCTATGTTCAGATATTTGAGGATATTTAGACCGAATGATGACGTAGCAGAAAAGCAGGACAGGCTTTGGAAGCTCTTTTCGACCATAGCTGCTCTCTCGGATCCTTATACCCAACCTGCAGATACCGGTGATATGAACGAAATGATTATATCTTTGGATCTAGTATCGGATCTTGTTTTGGCATTATGTTATCCGAGGTACTTGAACGATCCAGAGGTTGAACTTCCTAACTTTGCCATGGCTTACGACTTGGCCACAATTGCTGAACGATCATTAACTGTTCTTCATGCTGATAATACATCTCAGCTCATGCTTATTAATAACGATGCTGATCATTGGGCGCAGAATGTGCATTTATGGGTCCCGGACCATACATTATCAGGAATCGTCAATATGGCATCTGATTTTCACCACTTGAAGTTGGTCTATTCCCTCTGTGTCGTCTGTATGATGGTCATTTACAAGCTTTATAGATCGTCCGATATTGTCTGTCTTAACCcattcctttctttctttttacaGGTATGGAAAGACCAAACAAGGATTATTCTCCTAGGGATCGAGATAGACAGAAGAGACGAACAGGCCGGATTTCCGGGTTATCCAGTAATAATACGACCCGTTATTAAAGGTTCTTCTGCCTTAAGGTCTGCAATCTCTATGATACTCAACGACGATTTCGAAAAGAGAACCCACGACTTTAAGCATGAGTCTCTTATACATTTTATGAATCCTTggggaagaagaatgggTAACGGATCGCTCACGGCAGATATGAGAGTCTTGGTGGCTGGTATACTTGCTCTAGGAAGTGATCTTCAGGATGTGGCGCTTTTGGTATTTAATTTAGAGCCGGAAGATCGctatgatgaagatatcaaGTACATGTTTGAACTggaattggaagatgatCCTGATGACGAGTATCAGGCTCATCATAAGAACATGTTTTGTCCTCCTCATGGTGTCAAACCACCACGTCATTCTGCAGATGAAGACATGAGGGATAATGATATGTATATAGAGGGAGATGTTTATGACTTGCATCCTGATTGTCATTGCGTgtttgaggaggatgacgatggggaagacgaagatgacgcggaagatgaagaggaagggCAGCAAGAGGAAGGGCAGCAAGAGGAAGAGCCAAACGACCATAGAAACGCAGATACTGATACATCAGCTGCACGTTTAACTCTCCCTAAAGATACCGCATCGCTTTTCAACAAACTGAACGATATGCCGATGGCAGTaagatcatcttcatccaaagacTTCAtgtttgatgatgaaggaagagattggAGGGATATTCCTCGTGGAGATAACAGTAAATTGACCATTGAGTTTGTGAAACTGCTCAAAAAGTCTCAGAAAGATTCGAGTATCTTTATTACTCCCATGGAGAACCTCCTCGGACAactccagaagatgatggaagGAACTCTGGTAACAACACAGTGCGAAAAGATAGTTAGAAGCATAGCATGGGTGGTGCAATACGAATATGAAGCATCGCAAATGACCAAAAATGATAAGAAAAGCAAAAAGGATGACCCGACAATCAACACAGATATCATATACAAGTTCCTTTCCAAAGGCAACAACTTCCACAAAATGATCAGGTACAACCCGTCTTCATCGTTTTGCATCGTTGACGAACTGCTTATGGTAGAGGGATACAGACGGGTTCTTGTGTGGTTTTTGACCCATTTGGAACCCAATCAATGGATCATCAACTATTTTCATGAGCTTCTGATAGGAAATAGAGGAAACCCCGAACATATTGAAGATCCTAAGTCTACTCGGTTTGCATTCAGTCGTCAAGGTGCCATAGTTTTATCTGAAGTAGAACAGTCCATGCTGTTACACGAGTTTTTCTCAAACTCGCTTGTCTATCTTTCCAGAAGTGCCGCAAGGgaagatacagaagacAGATCGAATGCCCAAAGGTTGATGAAGGTAATTTGTCTCATGTTAAAGTCATTGGATCAAAAGAAGGTTCTTCCTGTGAACAGTTCAGAATACAGACTCGAGATTCAGACACTTCTAGTACAGTGGGTTGGCGTCGGGATGGTTCCCGAAGCACGtgaacttttcttcaaatcgcAAAAGTTTGATGCCAAAGAGGACAAGTTGATGAATGTAGAAAGACAGGTGATGAGACGCAAAGTACAATTGGAGACAGAACTTGCAGAGATCGATTTATACGACTTGTTTGCCAGTCATTTCGAAAGAGACAGTGCAGAGCTTTTGGTCAGCGTTATGCACTTAGGTACGTTCTATcctgagaagaaaaacgctgttctctctttcttctcagaCCTGAATCGTGTTGAGAAGGTGTTCAAATCAGACGCTTCCTTAATGAGGGTGTgtgacttcttcttttcaatgtTGAACGTGGCTATTCGTGTACAAAATATGGATATGATAATTAAACTCTTCAACGATGTGAGGTTGGTGGATACTAGCAAAAATTCCGTCGTTGATGGAATTAGAATGTTTTTAACGGTTCCCGAGAGCCAGAAACGCATTTCGGAAGACCTGGAAATTGACAAGCACGACCACATTGATGGTGATCCAGTTGATGACTACGATATATAA
- a CDS encoding uncharacterized protein (EggNog:ENOG41) has product MRADSRTDSNYARKSTSILNDLKEYKQIKKDNKIKNYSPYFSNIRKFTPVYTVFTNTALNTEQHDLELFNLPISVVENLRPFQVMNRPGQELFRDDMIYTRRLQLEERQLKQVKENKLRYKEDMKLAKKGLKRMQINAEEFFGFK; this is encoded by the exons ATGA gGGCTGATTCACGCACTGACAGCAATTATGCCAGGAAATCAACGTCGATACTGAACGACTTGAAGGAATATAAACAAATTAAGAAGGATAACAAGATAAAGAATTACAGTCCATACTTTAGCAACATCCGCAAATTCACCCCCGTCTATACGGTATTCACAAATACCGCTCTCAACACCGAGCAACACGACTTGgaactcttcaatcttCCGATAAGTGTGGTTGAAAATTTGCGACCTTTCCAGGTGATGAACAGGCCGGGGCAAGAGCTTTTCCGCGACGACATGATTTATACCCGTCGTCttcaattggaagagagGCAGCTAAAACAGGTCAAGGAGAATAAACTCAGAtacaaagaagatatgaAGTTGGCTAAGAAGGGGCTGAAGAGGATGCAGATTAATGCTGAGGAGTTTTTTGGATTTAAATAG
- a CDS encoding uncharacterized protein (EggNog:ENOG41~BUSCO:EOG093447AD), with amino-acid sequence MGANSFTGTFQTSRMSEASQASQASQMSDNSQQSVIGFPPHPTPAMATTNLSKDMAFSTNSSSSTLYQDSQQQQQQQPQQPQLLPPFPQVDQFLQFPQHPHFISSSAPVNTSVDFSDSRRQQLPQQLPPLQTQKLLQQPPPPSQEHFNVAEHPVQDLLLMLSALLQKIVEANDLLHTEHYDEALQDTRQRNENSMEQNRFKANVLSFHGRNIPAISLYAYLTRILKYCPVTNDVFLSLLVYFDRIAKRANNGEFSGFAGKSGGLSSESSYESRDPDRGQVFVIDSYNIHRLIISGITVASKFFSDVFYKNSRYAKVGGLPLEELNHLEIQFLMLLDFKLMIQVEEMNRYGDLLLKFWKREQAKQAKQAQ; translated from the coding sequence ATGGGTGCGAATTCCTTCACCGGTACTTTTCAGACGTCCCGCATGTCCGAAGCATCGCAGGCATCGCAGGCATCGCAAATGTCGGATAACTCGCAGCAGTCGGTAATTGGGTTTCCACCCCACCCTACTCCTGCTATGGCCACCACAAATTTGTCTAAGGATATGGCCTTCTCCACCAACTCATCATCCAGCACATTATACCAAGATtcacagcaacagcaacaacaacagccaCAACAGCCGCAGCTATTACCGCCGTTTCCTCAAGTTGACCAGTTCCTGCAATTTCCTCAGCATCCCCACTTTATTTCCAGCTCTGCTCCGGTCAACACATCGGTTGACTTTTCCGACAGCCGTCGACAGCAATTGCCGCAACAATTGCCGCCGCTGCAGACGCAGAAACTACTACAGCAACCGCCCCCACCATCTCAGGAACACTTCAATGTGGCGGAACATCCTGTGCAAGATCTTCTACTAATGCTATCGGCACTTCTCCAGAAGATCGTGGAGGCAAATGACCTTCTACATACGGAACATTACGATGAGGCTTTGCAGGATACCCGTCAAAGGAACGAGAACAGCATGGAGCAGAACCGATTCAAAGCCAATGTCCTTTCGTTCCATGGACGGAACATTCCCGCCATCTCGCTTTATGCCTATTTGACTAGAATACTGAAGTATTGTCCAGTGACAAACGACGTATTTTTAAGCTTGTTAGTGTATTTTGATAGAATCGCCAAACGCGCGAATAATGGAGAGTTTTCCGGTTTTGCGGGAAAGTCTGGCGGATTGTCGAGCGAGTCATCTTATGAGTCTCGTGATCCGGACCGTGGTCAGGTCTTTGTCATCGACAGCTACAACATCCATCGGTTGATAATTTCAGGGATCACGGTAGCATCAAAGTTCTTTAGCGATGTGTTCTACAAGAATTCCCGATATGCAAAAGTAGGAGGTCTCCCGTTGGAGGAGTTGAACCATTTAGAGATCCAATTTCTTATGCTTCTCGATTTCAAGCTCATGATCCAAGTGGAAGAGATGAACCGCTACGGAGAtctgttgttgaagttTTGGAAAAGGGAGCAAGCCAAGCAAGCCAAGCAAGCTCAATGA